The Mycoplasmopsis caviae sequence AATATGCAGACTTCAAGGGCAATAAGCAAATGAAGATGAGGCATCAACAAGAAATTGCTGCTTTATATAAAAAGAATAATATAAACCCTCTTGATGCTTTCTTAAATGTTATTATTTCCTTCCCGATCTTTATTTCAATGTGAAGAGTTATCCAAAGCATACCGGAAATGAAGTCAACTGTTTGATTAGGTATGAGTTTTGCAGCAACAAGCTGGAAGAGATTGTTTGCTGGTGAATGAGTATATCTTGGAATCTTAGTGGTTGCTCTTGTTGTTCAATTCTTCTCACAATTCTTACCTAAATTACTAACACGTAAGAAATTTAAAGAAAGAACAACAATTGAAGAAGAAAAAGCACTTAAGAAAAGTAATAAAACGCAGAACATTGTTATGATTGTCTTCTTATTCATTACTTTGATGTTCTCTTGCGGTGTTCAAGTGTACTGAATTTTTAGTGGGCTTTGAAACATTATTCAAACAGTCGCAATTCATTACTTTAAAAAATCTGCTTACTATAGAAGAAAATATATTAATGCAGTCACTTAAAATAAATATAAAACCAGAGCAACTGGTTTTATTTTTTTAGTAGCTTTATGGAGTGTTAATGTTTTCACATTATTTAAAAAAATGGCTACTCTAATAATTTATAATTGATATATAAATCTTGGAGGGATAATGAAAAATAATAACTTAATAGAGAACAAACTAATTGCTTCAATGCGTGGTATTGCGCTTGATTCAATTAATAAAGCAAAAGGTGGCCACATAGGAATGGCTATTGGTGCAGCCAATATTACTTATTCACTTTTAGGTAAGGAATTAAAATTCTCAAAAACTGATCCAAAATGAATCAACCGCGATCGTTTTGTTTTATCGGCAGGTCATGGTTCAATGGCTTACTATTCAATAATGCATTTTTTAGGTTTACTTAGTAAAGAAGATATGCAGAATCACAAAACGCTACACTCAAAAACACCTTCACACCCAGAATTAGAATACACTTCTTTTGTTGATGCTTCAACAGGGCCACTAGGTCAAGGTGTAGCAATGGCAGTAGGTATGGCGCTTAGTCTAAAAAGCCTACAAAATAGATTTAATCGTAAAAAGTATGATCTAATTGATCATTACATCTATGCACTTCACGGTGATGGTTGCATTCAAGAAGGTGTTGCACTTGAAGCTATTCAATTTGCTGGTACAAATAAACTTGATAGACTTATTTTAATACATGACTACAATAATGCACAAATTGACACAAGAGCACAAGATGTAAACAATATTGACTTTGTTAAATATTTAGAAGCATGCAATTTTGCAACATTTATTGTCAAAGAAGATAAACCAGAACTAATTCTGGAAGCTATCAAAAAAGCAAAAGCATCTAAGAAACCATCATACATACAAGTTCATACAAAAATTGCAAAAAATACGAAATTCGAAGATAGTCCAAAAGGACATCATGGCCTATTAAAAGAAGAAGATACAATTGAATTTAAAAAGAAATGTGGCCTAGCTTCATATGCTCCATTTGAATATGACAGCGATGTTTATGACTATGGAAAAGAATTGTTAACTAAAAAAGAAGAAGCATACAAAGAATGAGTTAAATTATATGAAAAGTATAAGAAAGAATTTCCTAACGAAGCAGATGAATTAGAAGGTTTG is a genomic window containing:
- a CDS encoding transketolase-like TK C-terminal-containing protein, coding for MKNNNLIENKLIASMRGIALDSINKAKGGHIGMAIGAANITYSLLGKELKFSKTDPKWINRDRFVLSAGHGSMAYYSIMHFLGLLSKEDMQNHKTLHSKTPSHPELEYTSFVDASTGPLGQGVAMAVGMALSLKSLQNRFNRKKYDLIDHYIYALHGDGCIQEGVALEAIQFAGTNKLDRLILIHDYNNAQIDTRAQDVNNIDFVKYLEACNFATFIVKEDKPELILEAIKKAKASKKPSYIQVHTKIAKNTKFEDSPKGHHGLLKEEDTIEFKKKCGLASYAPFEYDSDVYDYGKELLTKKEEAYKEWVKLYEKYKKEFPNEADELEGLYNNKEKYDFSDITFSETNVATRNYFAPIMQKIDQQYKNIVGGSADLTSATKVGFSKNIVDGGKNIHYGIREFAMVAINNGIYLHSHLRTIDSTFLSFADYEKGALRLGSIMKIPSVHVFTHDSYQVGGDGPTHQPVEQLSMLRSIPNLKVIRPMDESEVKVAFNYALNQSEYQVAIIGCRQNVKSYNLHKENQLMPAYVIKAAKNHDISILASGSEVDLAEKVANKLVGAGVKAQVISVPLLQDLINDEKLIKSLNLDKKPMFVIEASNDTLWYKLSKYNKIDAMLADGYGYSADGFEVYKIKGFSLENAQKRILEFLK